The Mauremys mutica isolate MM-2020 ecotype Southern chromosome 1, ASM2049712v1, whole genome shotgun sequence genome has a segment encoding these proteins:
- the LOC123363679 gene encoding fibronectin type III domain-containing protein 9-like, with translation MGVTIQNVTGSTAMVIWPTMAICADSFYSIMYHPNRNNMLSGYSRKNFQKEERVPASRSSFVVENLTPLTTYILCVTCQSANPSSDQCRIFHTLEEDPASASNKKKDLALGIWLTSSILLLIIAGILLYGCLHIWYRKRRERVEGQNMTSDQDKEEAWTINKSHTPEQFNRQGRLVQSVEGKNAEGIQLATIIENPLTSKEPTMQTSKSQELVPMTVGPF, from the coding sequence ATGGGAGTAACAATACAAAATGTAACAGGAAGCACAGCAATGGTAATTTGGCCAACCATGGCCATTTGTGCTGACAGCTTTTACAGTATTATGTATCATCCCAACCGGAACAACATGCTGTCAGGTTATTCAAGAAAAAATTTTCAGAAAGAAGAGCGAGTGCCTGCTAGTCGTTCTTCATTTGTCGTCGAAAACCTAACTCCACTAACCACCTACATATTGTGCGTAACCTGCCAATCTGCAAACCCATCCAGCGACCAGTGCAGAATTTTTCACACATTAGAAGAAGATCCAGCATCtgcaagcaacaaaaaaaaagatcTGGCCCTGGGTATCTGGCTAACTAGCAGTATTCTGCTTCTCATCATTGCCGGGATCCTCCTTTATGGCTGCCTGCATATATGGTACCGCAAGAGACGAGAACGTGTAGAAGGACAAAACATGACCTCAGACCAGGACAAGGAGGAGGCTTGGACAATAAACAAGTCACACACCCCAGAGCAGTTTAACAGGCAAGGCAGATTAGTCCAAAGTGTTGAGGGTAAGAATGCAGAAGGTATCCAACTGGCTACCATAATAGAAAATCCCTTAACTTCTAAGGAGCCTACCATGCAAACTTCCAAAAGCCAGGAATTAGTGCCGATGACAGTTGGGCCATTTTAA